From Eubalaena glacialis isolate mEubGla1 chromosome 5, mEubGla1.1.hap2.+ XY, whole genome shotgun sequence, one genomic window encodes:
- the LOC133092651 gene encoding proline-rich protein 11-like: MPKFKQRRIKLKAKVKRFFKRKEASHFQSKLVTPPPPPPSPERVVIPSTDTPLSRSWLRPSWNFKFPNFKYAVELWKNRVWSTYNWFQNCMARSLEVLKDTIFPSRFCHQELHSLKQWFRILENELRKLQEALKAVSENSSCPSCGQMCHMRGKLTNVPACALTTPGDSGAVLSASLLQPASHLPPPLPPPPPLTAPLLLRKSDLTKALQAGPLKKSGPMQITVKDLLTVKLKKTQSFDERRKLVPSPKAQNPLVTVSDLQHVSLKPKSKVLSTRVTNVFITPGKSQLDLRKLLRKVDVERSPGGTPLTNKENMETGTGLTPVMTQVLKRKFQLAHPRSPTQTLPLSTSTFDEQN; encoded by the coding sequence ATGCCCAAGTTCAAGCAACGAAGAATAAAGCTAAAAGCCAAAGTGaaaagatttttcaaaagaaaagaagcctctcactttcagtctaagCTAGTTACacctccccctccgccaccctcaCCAGAAAGAGTGGTTATTCCTTCAACAGATACACCCCTTAGCAGAAGCTGGCTAAGACCATCCTGGAACTTCAAATTTCCCAATTTTAAATATGCAGTAGAGCTTTGGAAAAATAGAGTATGGTCTACATACAACTGGTTTCAGAACTGCATGGCCCGGAGTTTGGAAGTATTGAAAGACACCATCTTCCCATCCCGTTTCTGCCACCAAGAACTTCATAGTCTAAAACAATGGTTTCGCATTTTGGAAAATGAATTACGCAAGCTCCAGGAAGCACTGAAGGCCGTCTCAGAAAATTCTTCCTGTCCAAGCTGTGGTCAGATGTGTCACATGCGTGGTAAACTTACAAATGTGCCTGCATGTGCTCTAACCACCCCTGGAGACTCCGGGGCTGTACTTTCCGCCTCACTGCTACAGCCAGCCAGTCATCTTCCTCCGCCCCTGCCTCCGCCTCCACCACTGACAGCACCTTTGCTGCTCAGAAAATCTGATCTCACTAAAGCACTTCAGGCtggaccattaaaaaaaagtggaCCCATGCAGATAACAGTTAAAGATCTACTGACtgtgaaattaaagaagacacagagtTTTGATGAAAGGAGGAAGCTTGTACCATCACCAAAGGCACAGAATCCACTAGTTACTGTCTCTGACCTGCAGCACGTTTCCCTGAAACCGAAGTCCAAAGTGTTATCAACTCGAGTTACAAATGTCTTCATTACTCCTGGTAAAAGCCAGTTAGATCTGCGGAAACTACTCAGAAAAGTCGATGTAGAGAGGAGCCCAGGTGGAACCCCACTTaccaataaagaaaatatggaaacagGAACTGGGCTGACCCCAGTAATGACCCAGGTCTTGAAGAGAAAGTTTCAGCTGGCTCACCCTAGAAGCCCAACTCAAACTCTGCCACTTTCTACAAGCACCTTTGATGAACAAAACTGA